In the Ptychodera flava strain L36383 chromosome 23 unlocalized genomic scaffold, AS_Pfla_20210202 Scaffold_23__1_contigs__length_28996876_pilon, whole genome shotgun sequence genome, GACATTTAATTCAAGCTCTCATTTCTTTACAATCCTTTCCCAGTCTACCACTCGTTGCAGATCATTATAAAGATCTCGgaataagaaaaaatttcacagcTTTTCTTTCtcgaaaatggaaaaatttatttttcccttcAGAGTTAAAATAAAAGTGGGGCAATTCAGAATTTCGAATCAACTGTTGTCAATGACAACTGTGAACATTTTACGTCTAATTGAGTGTGAGCAGGTTACGAACAATCCTTGGTCTACCTGCTGTGTATTCTGGTGTGTTTAAATAGATTTTCCCTCAGTTTACATCGATATCCACAGACATCACATTGCCAGGGTTTTTCATCACTGTGTACAGACTTAACATGTGAAGTTAGTGTACTTTTTAGCCTAAAGACACGTGGGCAAAGATCGCATTTGAGTGTTGGTTCACTATGAGTTAAGGCATGCAATCGTAAATTAGTACTCCTCTTAAACTTGCGTCCACAAATATcacacagatattcagacttagTACAGTCCCTCATACAATGATTGCGATATTCAGATCTCACATGGAAAACTTTCTTGCATACCTTGCAAGTGTATTCCCTGGAAAGTTCGCCATGACTTTCTAAATGGGTTTTCAAATATGCCTTACTACAAAATTTCTTGTCGCAATAGGAACAACTAAATTTGTGCTCTGAGTGAACAATCTTCAAATGGTTTAACATATGTGTTCGTGTATCAAACGTTTCACCACACTCTGTACAGACAGCTGAAACTTTACTGTGTGAATGCTTTTCATGACCTCTTCTGATCCCTTGTTTTGTAAACCTGAGGTCACAATATCTACACTTGAACTTTTTTTCAATGTGGgtttttttatgattatttaACGCAATGCGATTGGAAAAGACATGCTTGCACACATCACATTCAAATGCACCATTTGAGTGTTTAAGGAATTTGTGACCTGATCTTGATGAGCGACTCATGAATATTCGATCACAATACCTGCATGGAAACACTGGTATCTGTTCTGCATGAGAATCAACCATGTGATTTTGCCAATCCTTCAGTAGAAAGTCTATTCTGCAATACTTACATTTCTGTCTGGCACAAATGCCCAATGACAGATGTAAACTCAATCCTTCCCCTGTTTTATAACCCTTACCACATTTCTCACAATAATAAGATTTATCACCAATCATGGCTTTTCGTATTCTCTCTTTGTGAGTTTCTAACTCTTTGTCTGTCATGGGCGGCTTTTTGGCTCGCTCATATTTCTTTCTCACATGCATAGGTTTTTCAATTCCACTCACTGAGGACACATTGCAACTTGTGGCCAAAGTATTCGTTTGATTAGTGTCATCACTTATGGAGTTGTCGTCATCACTCGTTTCATCATTTCCTGTGTctctgtttccatggtaactagaTTCTAAGTTTGACGTTGATGCATCGGGAGAGCAGCTTTCATTCTCGCCACCATTCTGAAAAGCAGCTGAGAGAAAATCACAGAGAATGAATGGTTAATGCACAACTGGTCTGAAAATATGCCGTCTACTCAtagcaaaatgacagttttgtatttgtcaattcCAGTATTATTAAAGTAGTTCATCCCAATgtattaatctttacggccctgataccgGTTTTGCAGACCGAGGTTGTACGGTGGAAGGGCCcaagcgtgcgagggcccgtacgccgtacgaccgaggtccgCGAAACCTGTATCTGGgacgtaaaggttttatcatataccttattgaacggttgtgatatgttcagtatttatcaataaaattttaataaagttatgggcgtaaattaaaaaaaacatgagccacgcaattttgcggattaatatgtacgatgttttcatttgttctgttgtggaacgcgtcatgagcttgttctatgcgaacgccaatgtcactacaaaatgagcacagatgagtagttgatcctgctcgttaaaatacactttctcagcaaaacattgaaaggagactatcaagcacttgttttaaaccaattttgatcggaataagattcgaattgtctacaatttgcttcaaaactatGAGCGAAGCGCCGAGAAACGGGTTCGAATCTCGCACTGACGTGCTTTCGAATGGAATGTACGTGGATAGCAACACGCATAGCAATGACAACGAAATAGTTCGAAAATGCGTGCACACTACCTCatttgggcaaagtgtgcctgggcgtgatacggcaacttattacacacctgtaagagcgccttttcccataggtttacatgggtacgtgaatctaggtatatgataagacATATTATAGCATATGGACATAACAGATGTTGGCAGAAGATCTTTCTGGCCTTGTTTACAGACAGAACCaatgaagaaaaaacaaaaggaTTCAAGGCATTAATAATTTGTTTATGCCTTGCAATAtcaatgtgcagcatctcaaAGGCTTTCAGCTTATTGATTGGCAGAATAATCTTGACATTAATAAATCTCTTGAAAATAGACAACTATCTACACCATAACCTTAGCCTAAGACATTTTAAGTAGCAGTGAATAATTACAATCTGCCAATCAGCTATATCCAGAATTATATTGACATTAATAAATATCTACTAAATAACCAATGGCATTATAACAATAGCTTTACCCTAAGACTTTTTAAGTAGCAGTGAATAATTACAATCTGCCAATCAGCTATATCCAAAATtatattgacattaaaaaatatttactaAATAACCAATGGCCTTATAACAATAGCTTTACACTAAGACTTTCAAAGTAGCAATGAATAATTACAATCTGCCAATCAGCTATATCAAGTATTATATTGACATTAATAAATATCTACTGAACAATGGCCTTAATAATAGCTTTACACTAAGACTCTTTAAGTAGCAATGAATAATTACAATCTACCGATAGTTATAATTACGATCTACTGATAGCTACCGGTATATCCTTCCAAGCTGCTGCACATTGTTCCATATAAGATGGTGAGCTCAAGATTGTTATAGTGTTGTGCAAACCTCTGCATATCTCACTGTGAGTTGATATAACATTTGTCCAATAAAAATGAACACTGCTGTTTTAAGTGGTTTGAttgaaaaaagtattgtaatttCCATCATTTCACATGAGACCTGAAAAGATGCCAATTAACTCAATAAAACACTTTGCTTGGCCGCAAGCTGTGGTTTTCAGCTGTGCAATTGCGATGTGCACGAAATTCCATGATGGATGGAAATGATAAATAAACTAACCTATAGGACTAGTATGTTGACAGCTCTCCTGACTTTTCAACTTTCCCAAAAACTCTGCCCCTTCCAACTCCATCTGGTTTTGCAGAGTTTCTTCACATGATCCAATTTCTGTATAGGTTTGGTTAGTATCTGGATCACAAGTTTTCCTGTCATTGTCTGATCCATTTATATTTCCTATGCCATCATTCCATTTAGCTACTTGTGTATCTATGTTTGATTGTTGTCGATTGATATTGATATCTTCTTCCACCATGACACTGTCTCCTGATTGGCTATAATTGTCAGCCATATTGACATCATTCTGCAAATCAATAGTTTCCCTTGTGATATTGGTGAAGGAATTCTGCTTCAACAGTACACCTTCattctttgtaaaaatgtcacgaTTTCTATTGTCCCTGTTATAAGTATCCGTCGATGGTTTCAACTATCGTATGTGTACCGACTTTTAAAAGGAGCTGTAGGACACAGTCCGACATTCACATCACATGGTTTTACTTTCAGTCCAGTTGTGACAAATTCTCTGACAAAGTCTTGACTTCCAATATACTGAGAGATGACAGCCCATCTTCAGAGACAATGACAAAGACTTTGCAAGCAAACTTCTCCAGTAAATCTTTACACTAAAGAAAAACGACAGTAGATAAGATTGGATGGTTGATTTAAAGAGAATAGTTGTGGTATAAATGTACACATCATTGTCAAATGCAAGTTTGAAGTTCTATCAAAACAATTCTCTACTCCTTGATTTCAGAAAGCTTTATATATTATCTGCATTGTCATTGGGATGACGTCtagaaagtttcaagaaattcaCATATTGACTGTGATGGTTGAACAACCAAAGATTAGACAGTCGGTAGACATTGATACTGAGATGTACAGGGCCTCAAACTTACTGCTACCCTACGTACAATGTCACGCATGGCTTAATGATTAAttctgttgaaatgttttaaaataatggCCATGGTCAGATTGAAGCATTCAAAGAGGAGTTTTCAAGTATCATGCCCCGAGCTGCGCTGTTTACTGCATCATTACATTTTGTGGCTATTGAGTGGTGTGTAGGGCTGCCACGTGACCACTACTGACCGGAAGCTAACTTCCGTAGTCATGGTAAGGAGTTTCATTTTAATAGCCATTTGAAATTCCTATTGTTCATTCATATGATGCAGATGTGTTATGCTTCTCTcagtttctcaaaagtgtttgtaCTGAGACAAGTTCAATGAAGCCTAAGTTCAACAACGTATGGGTAATGAATCTAACCTTATATCTGGAGGTGGATTTTTTccgtatatatattttaaacttttctcaaaaTCACCCAACCAATTAATTTAACCACCCAAATATTCGGCGTTATTCGAAATCAGAAATCATgaacaaatgattctgtttcAACATGGCTTTTCTAAGTCACCGCAGGGGTATGGATGGCAGTCCCTCAGACCACTCTGCCGCCCAAAATATAATGGTACCGGTACAGTGCGCGGGATAGCTTTGTGTCACCTAGCTATGTGTCAGTGGTTGTGGAGTTTTTAGACAGAATTGCCCCTTCACAGTGCTGGAGTTGAAAAATCTGCTCGACCTAATTTGCATTGGAATGCGCATCATGGTGGCGAAACAAATAGGCACATTATACAGATATGCGATAGCGTACTCGACCCCGGAGTCCTTTTCGTCGGGGAGCCAGGAACCATCCTCATAATGTTATGTACAACAAACTTCAATATTTAATAAAACCAACAGGTTTGCAAATGTCCTTAAAAGAACACTTAATAACACAAGGGCAGTGATCGAACTGTGCACTTTATAATAGCTGCACATGTTGTATAGCCCTgagtaccgtgctgtgtgttccgggcgttacacggccccCACCACATGTGGTGGGGGCCGTGTTCGAGGTTTTGTTTGGGTAGGTTTGTCAGACCATGGAGCTACCCAAATGTAGCTCCATGGTCATACCAGGTTTGCCGACCAACCCGTATACCCAGGCAAAAATCGAACAGCAGCATTGCAGCCGACTTATAACCCCATTGTTTCACTTTAACAGGCTCTGATTATCAAGTGGGGCATAAATTTGTATCGCATGTCAAATTTAGCTCACTGTACGAACGGCCGAGGTCAAGTTATATCAGTTGACAACAGAGCTGTAAATTTACAGACAGTGCCGCCGAACGCTTGCACTGAATGGACTTACTTCCGTAAACACTCGATTTTTCAACGtgcttgttaaacttcttggaGGATATACAACGGCTGGTTTTGAAGAAGTCATATCCATTGCTATGTTTTCTTGACTGGCTATGATGCAGGAAGGTTGTGTATAAAAATACGTACGTGAAGAAAGTCACTGAGCGGCGTTTGGGTCAAGTTGCTTGACCTCTAAAGTTCTCATCGGCTTCAGATTCAGGTTCGAAATCTCTTAAGGTTTCGGATTTAACAGGATTAGCCTTACCATTGATACGTCCATGGCATAACTATGCATTTTGGCTGAGTTTTTACACTTTCTAAGAGTGACATCAAGAAATATAGTCTCACCAGAGAACTTGAATACACATTCATCAGATTGATCtaattatttattaaaatgaataattcaGACATAGGTATAATTaggaaaaattgtaaatttactaaTAAAGAATATAGAATAGAGAATTTAAGGATTAAAGAATAACTATGACTTATTCTAATATACAAGTGAAGGGTCTTTAATTAACAAACCATTGTGTTGTATCAAAGAATTAATGAATTCATCTACAAATGAACATCCAGCTTGGCCACTGATGGCGCTATTAGAGATATTGCCGATATTTACAATGGTCAATGCTCTTAATAAAACACAACGTAATACACAATATTCATGatttaatgtaatgaaatataCATTCAGATATA is a window encoding:
- the LOC139123899 gene encoding gastrula zinc finger protein XlCGF57.1-like, encoding MADNYSQSGDSVMVEEDININRQQSNIDTQVAKWNDGIGNINGSDNDRKTCDPDTNQTYTEIGSCEETLQNQMELEGAEFLGKLKSQESCQHTSPIAAFQNGGENESCSPDASTSNLESSYHGNRDTGNDETSDDDNSISDDTNQTNTLATSCNVSSVSGIEKPMHVRKKYERAKKPPMTDKELETHKERIRKAMIGDKSYYCEKCGKGYKTGEGLSLHLSLGICARQKCKYCRIDFLLKDWQNHMVDSHAEQIPVFPCRYCDRIFMSRSSRSGHKFLKHSNGAFECDVCKHVFSNRIALNNHKKTHIEKKFKCRYCDLRFTKQGIRRGHEKHSHSKVSAVCTECGETFDTRTHMLNHLKIVHSEHKFSCSYCDKKFCSKAYLKTHLESHGELSREYTCKVCKKVFHVRSEYRNHCMRDCTKSEYLCDICGRKFKRSTNLRLHALTHSEPTLKCDLCPRVFRLKSTLTSHVKSVHSDEKPWQCDVCGYRCKLRENLFKHTRIHSR